A single region of the Sciurus carolinensis chromosome 14, mSciCar1.2, whole genome shotgun sequence genome encodes:
- the Ppp3r2 gene encoding calcineurin subunit B type 2: protein MGNEASYPKEMCTHFDHEEIKRLGRSFKKLDFNKSGALSVDEFMSLPELRQNPLVKRVIDIFDTDGNGEVDFTEFIRGTSQFSVKGDEEQKLRFAFRIYDLDKDGYISNGELFHVLKMMVGNNLKDWQLQQLVDKTIIILDKDGDGKLSFEEFSAVVKDLEVHKKLIVTV, encoded by the coding sequence ATGGGAAATGAGGCCAGTTACCCGAAGGAGATGTGCACCCACTTTGAccatgaagaaattaaaaggctGGGCAGGAGTTTCAAGAAGCTGGACTTTAACAAGTCGGGCGCTCTGAGCGTGGATGAGTTCATGTCCCTGCCCGAGCTGCGGCAGAACCCGCTGGTGAAGCGAGTGATCGACATCTTCGACACCGACGGCAACGGAGAAGTGGACTTCACGGAATTCATCCGGGGGACCTCCCAGTTCAGCGTCAAAGGAGAcgaggagcagaagctgaggttCGCGTTCCGGATCTACGACTTAGACAAAGACGGCTACATCTCCAACGGGGAGCTCTTCCACGTGCTGAAGATGATGGTGGGGAACAACCTCAAGGACTGGCAGCTACAGCAGCTCGTGGACAAAACCATCATCATCCTGGATAAGGATGGCGACGGGAAGTTATCCTTTGAGGAATTCAGTGCTGTGGTCAAAGACCTGGAAGTCCACAAGAAGTTGATAGTGACTGTGTGA